A genomic region of Maniola hyperantus chromosome 5, iAphHyp1.2, whole genome shotgun sequence contains the following coding sequences:
- the LOC138402382 gene encoding uncharacterized protein, giving the protein MCRMNYAWTVDLRVLSGHGCFGRYLCKIAGREPTEECHECGSAVDTAQHTLAECPAWAESRETLVAAVGQDLSLPAVVKAMAGSDGSWKAVELFCEQVMSQKELAERMREDDFNSHAIRRRRVGRRRVAHDRRLPP; this is encoded by the exons ATGTGTCGCATGAATTATGCTTGGACTGTTGATCTGAGA GTTCTTTCGGGGCATGGCTGCTTCGGAAGGTACCTGTGCAAGATCGCAGGTAGAGAGCCTACTGAGGAGTGCCATGAGTGTGGCAGTGCCGTGGATACGGCGCAACACACTCTGGCAGAGTGCCCAGCATGGGCTGAGTCGCGAGAGACGCTCGTGGCGGCAGTGGGGCAAGACCTCTCCCTGCCAGCCGTGGTCAAAGCCATGGCGGGCAGCGATGGGTCTTGGAAAGCAGTAGAGCTCTTCTGCGAGCAGGTAATGTCGCAGAAGGAGCTGGCGGAGCGCATGAGAGAAGATGATTTCAACTCTCATGCCATCCGTCGTAGGAGGGTCGGGCGTAGGCGAGTCGCCCACGACCGCCGCCTACCCCCTTGA